From Mustelus asterias chromosome 19, sMusAst1.hap1.1, whole genome shotgun sequence, one genomic window encodes:
- the LOC144507515 gene encoding apelin receptor A-like has protein sequence MTTPLEPTVWYDYLTYSVPFCDFQDMANAKAFIVSIYCLVFIVGTFGNAIVIIIMRSRRKSNRLVDVFITHLAIADLVFLLTLPLWAVSTALDYQWLFGESLCKICSYVVVVNMYSSIFFLTCMSIDRYVAIVLSVNYGYLRSRRYAIITSLVIWILSLALGLPTLSFRHIVLVDYNDKWICSEVNTTSRNVFALVTSFIAFVLPLVIITVCYCSIGIKLYRHFDRMRKEERKKRKSIKIGFWIITMFVFSWLPYNVLKVMDVFAQSSIIQTSCDTQESVSKSLLLFTCLVFVNSCVNPIVYLVFDRYFRKSFFQLLLCQLANRLKAHSSTSLPNSMRSQRRNSSFYKERETTFTAAKISA, from the coding sequence ATGACAACTCCGCTGGAACCGACTGTTTGGTATGATTATCTGACCTACTCAGTTCCCTTCTGTGACTTCCAGGACATGGCCAATGCAAAGGCTTTCATTGTTTCCATCTACTGTCTGGTTTTCATTGTTGGCACCTTTGGAAATGCGATTGTGATCATTATCATGAGGTCAAGGAGAAAGTCTAATCGTTTAGTTGATGTCTTTATCACCCACTTAGCAATTGCAGACCTCGTGTTCCTCCTCACGCTACCTCTTTGGGCAGTATCAACCGCCCTGGACTACCAATGGCTCTTTGGAGAGAGCCTCTGCAAGATCTGTAGCTACGTAGTGGTTGTCAACATGTACTCCAGCATATTCTTCCTAACATGCATGAGCATTGACAGGTATGTGGCCATCGTGTTATCGGTGAACTATGGTTACCTGAGAAGCAGGAGGTATGCCATCATCACCAgcttggtgatctggatactctCGCTTGCACTAGGGTTGCCCACTCTCTCATTTCGACACATTGTCCTGGTGGACTATAATGACAAGTGGATCTGCTCTGAAGTCAACACAACTTCCAGGAATGTTTTTGCCCTTGTCACCAGTTTCATTGCCTTTGTTTTGCCACTGGTCATCATCACGGTGTGTTACTGTTCAATTGGTATTAAACTCTACAGACACTTTGACAGAATgagaaaggaggaaagaaagaaaaggaagtCGATTAAAATTGGCTTCTGGATTATCACCATGTTCGTTTTTTCTTGGCTTCCCTACAATGTCTTGAAGGTCATGGATGTGTTCGCCCAGTCCTCGATCATCCAAACATCGTGTGACACCCAGGAATCAGTGAGTAAAAGTCTTCTGCTCTTCACCTGCCTAGTGTTCGTCAACAGCTGCGTCAACCCAATTGTCTACTTAGTTTTTGACCGTTATTTCAGGAAGAGTTTTTTCCAGCTCTTGCTCTGCCAACTGGCCAACAGGCTGAAGGCCCATTCCTCAACTTCCCTGCCTAATTCGATGAGGTCTCAGAGGCGCAACTCCTCATTctacaaagagagagaaacaacttTCACTGCAGCTAAAATCAGTGCTTAA